From Erwinia sp. HDF1-3R, one genomic window encodes:
- a CDS encoding HlyD family secretion protein has protein sequence MSLVTAKRPLLLALLLILLLACAFVIWSAMRHHHARTDDATVVADYTLVAPKVSGYIRRVNVSDNQQVKAGDTLATIDDSDYRVALETALANLEISQAKLSSVQAQLEQQQAAIAQSDAAVSASEATLNYAQQNAGRYRRLLNTGTGTADEQQKTQAAMQEAASQLRQSQAAALSARKQTGVLRASLRQANADIAASTAAVDQARLNLSYTIIRSPVDGTVGQRTVRQGAWVTAGTRLLAVVPLSQSYVLANFLETQLGDVRSGQPVTLSVDALPGVTLHGRVDSIAPATGSTFAAITADNATGNYTKVTQRLPVKIVLDPGQVDRTRLRVGMSVISEIEPR, from the coding sequence ATGAGTTTAGTCACTGCAAAACGCCCTCTGCTTTTAGCGCTGCTGCTGATCCTGCTGCTGGCCTGCGCCTTTGTGATCTGGTCAGCAATGCGCCACCATCATGCCCGGACCGATGATGCGACGGTGGTGGCCGATTACACGCTGGTCGCACCCAAAGTGTCGGGCTATATCCGTAGGGTGAACGTCAGCGATAATCAGCAGGTGAAGGCGGGCGACACGCTGGCCACGATTGACGACAGCGATTACCGCGTGGCGCTGGAAACGGCACTGGCAAACCTGGAAATCAGTCAGGCAAAGTTAAGCAGCGTACAGGCTCAGCTGGAACAGCAGCAGGCGGCGATCGCGCAAAGCGATGCGGCAGTCAGCGCCAGCGAAGCCACCCTTAACTATGCGCAGCAGAATGCCGGGCGCTACCGTCGCCTTCTGAACACCGGCACCGGCACTGCGGATGAGCAGCAAAAAACCCAGGCGGCCATGCAGGAAGCCGCCTCCCAGCTGCGTCAGAGCCAGGCAGCCGCGCTCTCGGCTCGTAAACAGACCGGTGTCCTGCGCGCCAGCCTCCGCCAGGCGAATGCCGATATCGCGGCTTCGACGGCGGCAGTCGATCAGGCCCGCCTCAACCTTTCTTACACTATTATTCGTTCACCGGTTGATGGCACCGTCGGCCAGCGTACGGTGCGGCAGGGCGCGTGGGTGACGGCAGGCACGCGCCTGCTGGCGGTCGTGCCCCTCAGCCAGTCTTACGTGCTGGCTAACTTCCTGGAAACGCAGCTGGGCGACGTCAGATCCGGTCAGCCCGTGACCCTCAGCGTCGATGCCCTGCCCGGCGTCACCCTGCATGGTCGCGTTGACAGTATTGCACCGGCTACCGGCTCAACCTTTGCGGCGATCACCGCTGATAACGCCACCGGTAATTACACTAAAGTCACCCAGCGCCTGCCGGTAAAAATCGTGCTGGATCCGGGTCAGGTTGACCGGACGCGTCTGCGAGTGGGAATGTCAGTCATTTCGGAAATTGAACCGCGTTAA
- the ypdK gene encoding membrane protein YpdK, whose protein sequence is MKYALMGISFILLIWVGTFLLML, encoded by the coding sequence GTGAAATATGCACTGATGGGAATTTCGTTCATTCTGCTGATTTGGGTTGGCACTTTTTTACTGATGCTGTAA
- the alaC gene encoding alanine transaminase: MADISSARRFSRIERLPPYVFNITAELKMAARRRGEDIIDFSMGNPDGPTPPHIVEKLCTVAQRDDTHGYSTSRGIPRLRRAISRWYADRYQVDIDPETEAIVTIGSKEGLAHLMLATLDHGDTVLVPNPSYPIHIYGAVIAGAQVRSVPLVEGVDFFNELERAIRESYPKPKMMILGFPSNPTAQCVELDFFERVIALAKQYNVLVIHDLAYADIVYDGWKAPSIMEVPGAREVAVEFFTLSKSYNMAGWRIGFMVGNKELVAALARIKSYHDYGTFTPLQVAAIAALEGDQQCVRDIAEQYKRRRDVLVKGLHEAGWMVEIPKASMYVWAKIPDHYRAMGSLDFAKHMLQEAKVCVSPGIGFGDYGDTHVRFALIENSDRIRQAVRGIKAMFRADGLLPVTTKVSEEDV; the protein is encoded by the coding sequence ATGGCTGACATCAGCTCTGCACGTCGTTTTTCCCGTATCGAACGTCTACCGCCCTATGTTTTCAATATTACCGCCGAACTGAAGATGGCTGCGCGCCGTCGCGGTGAAGATATTATTGATTTCAGCATGGGGAATCCCGATGGCCCCACGCCGCCGCATATCGTAGAAAAACTGTGCACCGTCGCCCAGCGCGATGATACGCACGGCTACTCCACCTCGCGCGGTATTCCCCGCCTGCGCCGCGCCATTTCTCGCTGGTATGCCGACCGCTATCAGGTTGATATCGATCCTGAAACAGAGGCGATTGTCACCATTGGCTCGAAAGAGGGGCTGGCCCATTTGATGCTGGCGACGCTGGATCACGGTGATACGGTGCTGGTGCCAAATCCCAGCTATCCGATTCATATCTATGGCGCCGTGATTGCCGGTGCTCAGGTCCGTTCGGTACCGCTGGTTGAGGGCGTAGATTTTTTTAACGAGCTGGAGCGGGCGATCCGGGAAAGCTATCCGAAGCCGAAAATGATGATCCTCGGCTTCCCGTCAAATCCCACCGCCCAGTGCGTTGAGCTGGATTTTTTTGAACGGGTTATCGCGCTGGCGAAGCAGTACAACGTGCTGGTGATCCACGACCTCGCTTATGCGGATATCGTTTATGACGGCTGGAAAGCGCCCTCTATTATGGAAGTGCCCGGTGCGCGCGAGGTGGCGGTAGAGTTCTTTACCCTGTCGAAAAGTTACAATATGGCCGGCTGGCGTATTGGCTTTATGGTGGGGAATAAGGAGCTGGTTGCTGCGCTGGCGCGCATCAAAAGCTATCACGACTACGGCACCTTTACGCCGCTACAGGTGGCGGCCATCGCCGCGCTGGAGGGCGATCAGCAGTGCGTACGCGACATTGCTGAACAGTATAAACGCCGCCGTGACGTGCTGGTTAAAGGTCTGCATGAGGCGGGGTGGATGGTTGAAATCCCTAAAGCCTCCATGTACGTCTGGGCGAAGATCCCCGACCACTACCGCGCAATGGGATCGCTGGACTTCGCCAAACATATGCTACAGGAAGCGAAAGTGTGCGTTTCCCCAGGCATCGGATTTGGTGATTACGGTGACACCCACGTGCGCTTTGCGCTGATTGAAAATAGCGATCGCATTCGTCAGGCGGTAAGAGGGATCAAGGCGATGTTTCGTGCGGACGGCCTTCTTCCTGTGACCACTAAAGTCAGCGAAGAGGACGTTTAA
- a CDS encoding GNAT family N-acetyltransferase, producing the protein MQLTTDRLRLTRLVPDDWQLFQQVHRDKTSMAFISEIPQEADIRQRFTLRLAPWQVTSYHMLCLTIRLAETGEAIGLIGANAEWIPWRQAEVGYSLLSGHFNQGYGTEALSAMVDYLFETCEFHKLRAQVVEGNWPSRRVLEKNGFQLEGTLRENYLLRGQWVNDWTFGCLARDR; encoded by the coding sequence ATGCAACTGACCACTGACAGGCTTCGACTGACCCGGCTGGTGCCAGACGACTGGCAGCTGTTTCAACAGGTACACCGGGATAAAACCAGCATGGCATTTATCAGCGAGATCCCGCAGGAGGCCGATATTCGCCAGCGCTTTACCCTGCGCCTCGCGCCCTGGCAGGTGACCAGCTACCATATGCTCTGCCTGACGATCCGCCTGGCGGAAACGGGTGAAGCCATTGGCCTGATTGGCGCGAATGCCGAATGGATCCCCTGGCGTCAGGCTGAAGTGGGCTACTCGCTGCTCAGCGGGCATTTTAACCAGGGCTATGGCACCGAAGCGCTGTCGGCGATGGTGGACTACCTGTTTGAGACCTGTGAGTTCCATAAGCTCAGGGCGCAGGTGGTGGAGGGGAACTGGCCTTCGCGCCGGGTGCTGGAGAAAAACGGCTTCCAGCTTGAGGGCACGCTGCGCGAGAATTACCTGCTGCGCGGTCAGTGGGTAAATGACTGGACCTTTGGTTGCCTGGCGCGCGATCGTTAA
- a CDS encoding sensor histidine kinase codes for MLLAVLERAALMLICLFFMTRIHQFRQLLQKDEHSWQELVAVTAIFSLFALFGTWSGINVEGSLVNVRTIAIMSGGILFGPWVGIITGVIAGLHRFLTDVHGVSAVPCLITSIIAGFVSGAINLKVIKEKRWSVGILGGMLCESLTMLLIVLWARPFSLGLEIISEIALPMILGAASIGLIVLLIQSVEGEKEAIAAQQAKLALDIANKTLPLFRQVNSQSMRSVCDIIRSDINADAVAITNKNQILAYVGVGEENYENGDDDISPTTAKAIAYGQIIIKNNDEAHRTPEIHSMIVIPLWEKGEVTGTLKIYYRHAHRITWSLRAMAIGLSQIISTQLEVSRAEQLREMANKAELRALQSKINPHFLFNALNAISSSIRINPDTARQLISNLARYLRYNLELNDDEMIDIRKELYQIKDYIAIEQARFGDKLTVIYDIDEEVNGVLPSLLIQPLVENAIVHGIHPCRGKGVVTLSVRDQGDRLRISVRDTGHGISEEVVARVEKNEMPGNKIGLLNVHHRVKLLYGEGLHIHRLMPGTEIAFYISKNGAILPEKQRMSLTA; via the coding sequence ATGCTGCTTGCCGTATTAGAACGCGCTGCCCTGATGCTGATTTGCCTGTTTTTTATGACCCGCATTCATCAGTTTCGTCAGCTGCTGCAAAAAGATGAGCACTCATGGCAGGAGCTGGTTGCGGTCACGGCGATTTTCAGCCTGTTTGCCCTGTTTGGTACCTGGAGCGGCATCAACGTTGAGGGCTCGCTGGTCAACGTGCGCACCATCGCGATTATGTCCGGCGGCATTTTGTTTGGGCCCTGGGTCGGCATCATTACCGGGGTGATTGCCGGTCTTCACCGTTTTCTGACGGACGTTCACGGCGTCAGCGCGGTTCCCTGTCTGATCACCAGCATCATCGCCGGATTTGTTTCCGGTGCGATTAACCTTAAGGTTATCAAGGAAAAGCGCTGGAGCGTAGGTATTCTTGGCGGCATGCTGTGTGAATCACTGACCATGCTGCTGATCGTGCTCTGGGCGAGGCCGTTTTCTCTTGGCCTGGAGATTATTAGCGAAATTGCCCTGCCGATGATCCTCGGTGCCGCCAGTATTGGCCTGATTGTGCTGCTTATTCAGAGCGTTGAGGGGGAAAAAGAGGCCATTGCTGCCCAACAGGCCAAGCTGGCTCTGGATATCGCCAATAAAACGCTGCCGCTGTTTCGCCAGGTGAACAGCCAGTCGATGCGCAGCGTTTGCGATATTATCCGCAGCGATATCAACGCGGATGCGGTAGCCATCACCAATAAGAACCAGATCCTCGCCTATGTCGGCGTGGGGGAAGAGAACTACGAAAACGGTGATGATGACATCAGCCCGACCACGGCCAAAGCCATCGCCTACGGTCAAATCATTATCAAAAATAACGATGAGGCGCACCGAACGCCGGAAATTCATTCGATGATCGTCATTCCCCTGTGGGAAAAAGGCGAGGTCACCGGCACGCTGAAAATCTATTATCGCCATGCCCACCGCATTACCTGGTCGCTACGGGCGATGGCGATTGGCCTGTCGCAAATTATCTCTACTCAGCTGGAAGTCTCCCGCGCCGAGCAGCTGCGGGAGATGGCCAACAAGGCGGAGCTGCGGGCGCTCCAGAGCAAGATAAATCCCCACTTTCTCTTCAACGCCCTTAACGCCATCTCCTCCTCCATTCGCATCAATCCCGATACTGCCCGCCAGCTGATCAGTAATCTCGCCCGTTATCTACGCTATAACCTTGAGCTGAACGATGATGAGATGATTGATATCAGGAAAGAGCTGTATCAGATAAAAGATTATATCGCCATTGAACAGGCGCGCTTTGGCGACAAGCTCACCGTGATTTACGATATTGATGAAGAGGTTAACGGCGTGCTGCCCAGCCTGCTGATCCAGCCGCTGGTGGAAAACGCCATCGTACACGGCATCCACCCCTGTCGGGGTAAAGGGGTGGTCACGCTCAGCGTGAGGGACCAGGGCGACCGGCTGCGTATTTCGGTGCGCGATACCGGTCATGGCATCAGCGAGGAGGTGGTCGCCAGAGTCGAAAAAAACGAAATGCCCGGCAACAAGATTGGTCTGCTTAACGTCCATCACCGGGTCAAACTGCTGTACGGTGAAGGGCTGCATATACACCGGCTGATGCCGGGCACGGAAATTGCCTTTTACATCAGTAAAAACGGGGCGATCCTGCCGGAAAAACAGCGTATGTCACTGACGGCCTGA
- a CDS encoding LytTR family DNA-binding domain-containing protein, with product MKAIIVEDEFLAQQELSWMIEQHSQLTIEATFDDGLDVLKYLQTHQTDVIFLDINIPSLDGVLLAQNISKFAVRPLIVFITACKEHAVEAFELEAFDYILKPYHEMRIVTMLHKVENTLQQAKLHTAPGAIRPQPRTVNLVKDERIIVTDINDIYYVEAHEKLTFVYTRREEYVMSMNISEFCNRLPEDAFFRCHRSWCINLSKIREIEPWFNNTYMLKLRDRDFQVPVSRSKVKAFRQLMGL from the coding sequence GTGAAAGCGATTATAGTCGAAGATGAATTTCTGGCGCAGCAGGAGCTGAGCTGGATGATTGAGCAGCATAGCCAGCTGACCATCGAGGCAACCTTCGATGACGGACTGGATGTCCTGAAGTATCTGCAAACGCACCAGACGGATGTCATTTTTCTGGATATTAATATCCCCTCGCTGGACGGCGTACTGCTGGCACAGAATATCAGTAAATTCGCCGTCAGGCCGCTCATTGTCTTTATCACCGCCTGTAAAGAGCATGCGGTAGAAGCCTTTGAGCTGGAGGCTTTTGACTACATCCTTAAGCCCTACCATGAGATGCGTATTGTCACTATGCTGCATAAGGTGGAGAACACGCTGCAGCAGGCGAAACTGCACACCGCGCCCGGGGCCATACGCCCCCAGCCCCGCACGGTAAATCTGGTGAAGGATGAGCGCATTATCGTGACCGATATTAACGATATCTACTATGTCGAAGCGCACGAGAAATTAACGTTTGTTTATACCCGGCGTGAAGAGTATGTGATGTCGATGAATATCTCAGAGTTTTGCAACCGCCTGCCCGAGGATGCCTTCTTTCGCTGCCATCGCTCCTGGTGCATCAACCTGAGCAAAATTCGCGAAATCGAACCCTGGTTTAATAACACCTATATGCTCAAACTGCGCGATCGGGACTTCCAGGTGCCGGTCAGCCGCAGCAAGGTGAAAGCGTTCCGCCAGTTAATGGGGCTGTAA
- the glk gene encoding glucokinase: MTKYALVGDVGGTNARLALCEVENGALSQAKTFSTADFASLEAVIRAYLDEQQQDITDGCIAIACPITEDWVEMTNHDWAFSSSKMKANLGFEHLEIINDFTAVSMAIPMLSEEDVMQFGGTEPVKDKPIAVYGAGTGLGVAHLVHVDQRWVSLPGEGGHVDFAANSEEEDLILEVLRAELGHVSAERVLSGAGLVNLYRAIVKSDGREPDNLKPKDVSSRALDDSCTDCRRALAMFCVIMGRFGGNLALNLGTFGGVYIAGGIVPRFLSFFKASGFRAAFEDKGRFKDYVQNIPVYLITHDQPGLLGAGAHLRQVLGSIL; encoded by the coding sequence ATGACTAAGTATGCTTTGGTAGGTGATGTCGGCGGCACTAACGCCCGCCTGGCACTGTGTGAAGTTGAGAACGGTGCCCTGTCACAAGCCAAAACGTTCTCCACAGCAGATTTTGCAAGCCTGGAAGCGGTGATCCGCGCTTATCTTGACGAGCAGCAGCAGGACATAACCGATGGCTGTATCGCTATCGCCTGTCCGATCACGGAAGACTGGGTTGAGATGACCAACCACGACTGGGCATTTTCCAGCAGCAAAATGAAGGCTAATCTTGGCTTTGAGCATCTGGAAATTATCAATGACTTCACCGCCGTGTCGATGGCCATTCCGATGCTCTCGGAAGAGGACGTTATGCAGTTCGGCGGGACCGAACCGGTGAAGGACAAGCCGATTGCCGTCTACGGTGCGGGAACCGGGTTGGGTGTGGCGCATCTGGTGCACGTTGACCAGCGCTGGGTCAGCCTGCCGGGCGAGGGCGGCCACGTCGATTTCGCTGCCAATAGCGAAGAGGAAGACCTGATCCTTGAAGTGCTGCGCGCCGAGCTGGGCCACGTCTCTGCCGAGCGCGTGCTGTCGGGCGCGGGCCTGGTTAACCTCTATCGGGCGATTGTCAAATCCGACGGGCGGGAGCCGGATAACCTGAAGCCGAAGGACGTTTCATCCCGTGCGCTGGACGATAGCTGCACCGACTGCCGTCGCGCGCTGGCGATGTTCTGTGTGATCATGGGCCGCTTTGGCGGTAACCTGGCGCTAAATCTGGGTACCTTTGGCGGCGTCTATATTGCCGGTGGCATTGTGCCGCGCTTCCTCTCCTTCTTCAAAGCGTCCGGCTTTCGCGCGGCGTTTGAGGATAAAGGGCGCTTCAAGGATTACGTGCAGAATATCCCCGTTTACCTTATCACCCACGACCAGCCGGGCCTGCTGGGTGCCGGGGCTCACCTGCGCCAGGTGTTGGGCAGCATTCTGTAA
- a CDS encoding thiamine pyrophosphate-binding protein — MKSCTVGEYLLSRLHQSGIDHLFGVPGDYNLRFLDQVINSPDIAWVGCANELNAAYAADGYARCRGAGALLTTFGVGELSALNGVAGSYAEYLPVVHIVGAPARENSRSGLLLHHTLGDGDYDHFLRISQEVTAAQAVLTPENAAAEIDRLLQIALHARRPVYIYLATDVAEASIAAPAAALSTPQLAAPQVAEAFSRAVEQRFAAAKSVAMLADFLADRAGLRPALHQFLTEIPMPFATLLMGKSVMPESLNGFAGTYAGAASAGKTQSIIERAEVIITLGVRYTDSITAGFTQQIDSAKTIAIDLHESQIGEEAFSPLPMAQALEIVHQLARRYTSGWNLTLPTPPALSNAPSDRLTQSTLWQAMQDFLRPGDIVLADQGTAAFGAAVLRLPEEVTFICQPLWGSIGYTLPAAYGAQIAAPERRVVLLIGDGAAQLTIQELGSMLRDGLKPVIFVLNNSGYTVERAIHGEHQRYNDIAEWNWTQLPGGLSVRNEAQSWRITETAQLVEVMQVIAQTSRLSLVEVVLPQMDIPPLLQSVSASMSQRNGG, encoded by the coding sequence ATGAAAAGCTGCACCGTTGGGGAGTATCTGCTTTCTCGCTTACACCAGTCAGGGATCGATCATCTTTTCGGCGTGCCGGGGGATTACAATCTTCGCTTTCTTGACCAGGTTATCAACAGCCCGGATATCGCATGGGTAGGCTGCGCCAATGAGTTGAACGCGGCCTACGCGGCGGATGGCTATGCACGCTGCCGGGGGGCAGGTGCCTTGTTGACCACCTTTGGCGTCGGCGAACTTAGCGCCCTCAACGGGGTAGCGGGTAGCTATGCTGAATATCTGCCGGTGGTGCATATCGTCGGCGCCCCCGCCCGGGAGAACAGCCGCAGCGGGCTGCTGCTGCACCATACGCTGGGAGACGGCGACTACGATCACTTTCTGCGTATCTCTCAGGAGGTGACGGCCGCGCAGGCGGTGCTAACGCCAGAAAATGCCGCAGCGGAGATCGATCGCCTGTTGCAGATTGCCCTGCACGCGCGTCGACCGGTTTACATTTATCTTGCCACCGACGTGGCGGAGGCCAGCATCGCTGCGCCAGCCGCAGCGCTTTCCACGCCGCAGCTGGCTGCCCCGCAGGTAGCAGAAGCGTTTTCCCGCGCCGTTGAGCAGCGGTTCGCTGCGGCAAAGAGCGTCGCGATGCTGGCTGATTTTCTCGCCGACCGGGCAGGGCTGAGGCCCGCGCTGCACCAGTTTCTGACCGAAATACCGATGCCCTTTGCCACCCTGCTGATGGGTAAGAGCGTAATGCCGGAGTCTCTGAATGGCTTTGCCGGAACCTACGCCGGGGCAGCGAGTGCGGGCAAGACGCAGTCGATTATCGAACGGGCTGAAGTGATTATTACCCTGGGCGTGCGCTACACTGACTCCATTACCGCCGGGTTTACCCAGCAAATCGACAGTGCCAAAACCATTGCGATAGACCTTCACGAAAGTCAGATAGGTGAGGAGGCGTTCTCGCCCTTACCCATGGCGCAGGCGCTGGAGATCGTCCATCAGCTCGCGCGGCGTTATACCAGCGGCTGGAATCTAACGCTGCCCACGCCGCCCGCCTTAAGCAACGCGCCCTCCGACAGGCTGACCCAGAGTACGCTCTGGCAGGCCATGCAGGATTTTCTCCGGCCCGGTGATATCGTGCTGGCCGATCAGGGGACCGCCGCCTTTGGTGCAGCGGTGCTGCGGCTCCCTGAGGAGGTGACCTTTATCTGCCAGCCGCTGTGGGGATCGATTGGTTACACGCTTCCCGCCGCCTATGGTGCGCAGATTGCCGCCCCTGAACGCAGGGTAGTGCTGCTTATCGGTGACGGTGCCGCACAGTTAACGATACAGGAGCTGGGCTCAATGCTGCGTGATGGGCTGAAACCGGTGATCTTTGTGCTGAATAACAGCGGATATACCGTGGAGCGGGCTATCCATGGCGAGCATCAGCGCTACAATGATATTGCTGAGTGGAACTGGACCCAGCTTCCCGGCGGTCTTAGCGTGCGCAACGAAGCCCAGAGCTGGCGGATAACGGAAACGGCGCAGCTGGTTGAGGTTATGCAGGTTATCGCGCAAACTTCCCGATTGTCGCTGGTTGAAGTGGTACTGCCGCAGATGGATATCCCCCCTTTGTTACAGTCGGTCAGCGCATCCATGAGCCAGCGTAACGGTGGTTAA
- the mgrA gene encoding L-glyceraldehyde 3-phosphate reductase, with amino-acid sequence MVYQADAQRYGGMVYHRCGRSGLKLPAISLGLWHNFGDATRLDNSRQLLRHAFDNGITHFDLANNYGPPPGSAEENFGRLLREDFAPYRDELIISSKAGYTMWDGPYGDWGSRKYLVASLNQSLKRMGIDYVDIFYHHRPDPETPLEETMMALDHIVRQGKALYIALSNYPADRAAEAIGLLKQLGTPCLIHQPKYSMLERAPEQGLLDVLQQEGVGCIGFSPLAGGILTDRYLNGIPDDSRIASGSQFLSADRLTPENMTRVRELNELAAQRGQKLSQMALAWVLRGNRVTSVLIGASKTSQIDDAVGMLANPDFTEQELARIDAILG; translated from the coding sequence ATGGTTTATCAGGCAGATGCACAGCGTTACGGCGGAATGGTCTATCACCGCTGCGGACGAAGCGGACTTAAGCTCCCGGCCATCTCACTGGGGCTGTGGCACAATTTTGGCGATGCCACCCGGCTGGACAACAGTCGTCAACTGTTACGACATGCCTTTGATAACGGTATCACCCATTTTGACCTGGCCAATAATTACGGCCCCCCTCCCGGCTCGGCTGAGGAGAATTTTGGCCGCCTGCTGCGGGAAGATTTTGCCCCCTATCGGGACGAACTGATTATCTCCTCCAAGGCGGGCTATACCATGTGGGATGGCCCCTATGGCGACTGGGGATCGCGGAAATATCTGGTCGCCAGCCTTAACCAGAGCCTTAAGCGCATGGGCATTGATTACGTCGATATTTTTTATCATCACCGGCCTGACCCGGAAACCCCGCTGGAAGAGACGATGATGGCGCTGGACCACATCGTGCGCCAGGGCAAAGCCCTGTATATCGCGCTCTCTAATTATCCGGCCGACCGCGCAGCAGAAGCCATCGGCCTGCTGAAGCAGCTGGGAACGCCCTGCCTTATCCACCAGCCGAAATACTCCATGCTCGAGCGCGCGCCAGAGCAGGGTCTGCTGGATGTACTACAACAAGAGGGGGTCGGCTGCATTGGCTTCTCTCCGCTGGCGGGAGGCATACTTACCGATCGCTACCTGAACGGCATCCCGGATGACTCGCGAATCGCCAGCGGGAGCCAGTTCCTCAGCGCCGATCGGCTGACGCCGGAAAATATGACCCGAGTGCGTGAGCTTAATGAGCTGGCGGCGCAGCGCGGTCAGAAACTGTCGCAAATGGCGCTGGCATGGGTGCTGCGCGGCAACCGCGTCACCTCTGTACTGATTGGGGCCAGCAAAACCAGCCAGATCGACGATGCCGTTGGCATGCTCGCGAATCCTGATTTCACTGAGCAGGAGCTGGCGCGCATCGACGCCATACTCGGCTAA
- a CDS encoding Nramp family divalent metal transporter, translated as MLEGRTVEQIARGSRKIKFALMGPAFIAAIGYIDPGNFATNIQAGASYGYKLLWVVVWANIMAMVIQLMSAKLGIATGKNLAEHIRDRFPRPAVWFYWVQAEIIAMATDLAEFIGAAIGFKLIFGVSLLQGAVLTGVVTFLILMLQRRGQKPLELVIGGLLLFVAAAYVIELFFSQPDIAALVRGMAVPALPGADAVLLAAGVLGATIMPHVIYLHSSLTQSPDGGTRAERYRSTKLDVAIAMTIAGFVNLAMMATAAAAFHFSGHTGIADLEQAWLTLDPLLGRAAALVFGLSLLAAGLSSTVVGTLAGQVVMQGFTHIHIPLLVRRVITMLPSFIVILAGWEPTRILVMSQVLLSFGIALALVPLLAFTGNRELMGDMVNSRLMQTVGKVIVAIVVALNLYLLVAMALNL; from the coding sequence ATGTTGGAAGGCCGCACCGTGGAGCAAATTGCCCGTGGTTCCCGTAAAATTAAGTTCGCGCTCATGGGGCCGGCCTTTATTGCTGCTATCGGCTATATCGATCCCGGCAACTTCGCCACCAATATCCAGGCGGGTGCCTCCTATGGTTATAAACTACTGTGGGTGGTGGTGTGGGCGAATATCATGGCGATGGTTATCCAGCTGATGTCAGCCAAGCTGGGGATCGCCACCGGTAAGAATCTGGCCGAACACATCCGTGACCGTTTTCCCCGTCCTGCCGTCTGGTTTTACTGGGTGCAGGCTGAAATCATTGCGATGGCGACCGACCTGGCAGAATTTATCGGGGCGGCGATCGGCTTCAAGCTGATATTTGGCGTCAGTCTGTTACAGGGCGCCGTCCTGACCGGGGTGGTGACCTTTCTGATCCTGATGCTGCAACGGCGTGGGCAAAAGCCCCTTGAGCTGGTGATTGGCGGCCTGCTGCTGTTTGTGGCGGCCGCCTATGTCATAGAGCTGTTTTTTTCCCAGCCTGACATTGCCGCTCTGGTGCGCGGGATGGCCGTTCCTGCTTTGCCTGGCGCGGATGCGGTGCTGCTGGCAGCGGGCGTACTGGGTGCCACCATTATGCCGCACGTCATCTACCTGCACTCCTCGCTGACTCAAAGTCCGGATGGCGGCACGCGGGCGGAGCGTTATCGCTCGACCAAGCTGGATGTGGCTATCGCCATGACCATTGCTGGATTTGTTAATCTGGCGATGATGGCAACGGCGGCGGCGGCCTTTCATTTCAGCGGTCATACCGGGATTGCGGACCTTGAGCAGGCCTGGCTTACGCTCGATCCGCTGCTGGGACGCGCGGCTGCGCTGGTCTTTGGCCTGAGCCTGCTGGCAGCTGGCCTCTCATCGACCGTGGTGGGCACCCTGGCCGGGCAGGTGGTGATGCAGGGGTTTACCCATATCCATATTCCGCTGCTGGTTCGCCGGGTCATTACTATGCTGCCCTCTTTCATTGTGATTTTGGCCGGGTGGGAGCCTACCCGGATCCTGGTAATGAGTCAGGTTCTGCTGAGTTTTGGTATTGCCCTGGCGCTGGTGCCGCTGCTGGCTTTCACCGGCAATCGCGAACTGATGGGGGATATGGTGAACTCCCGCCTGATGCAGACGGTGGGTAAGGTGATCGTAGCCATAGTGGTCGCGCTGAATCTCTACCTGCTGGTCGCGATGGCGCTTAATCTTTAA